The stretch of DNA TAATAGCATTGTTTGATATTTGTAATGTAAAAAATCGAACAACTTTTCTTCATATACATTGGATTGGATTAGAGCCGGCTGGGAAGCCGGCTTTTTATTTTCATTCCTTTTCTGCTAAAAATCAACAGTAATTATTCTATGACTTTTATCATGTTTCCGCAGAATTAATATTTATTCTTTTGTGTTAGTATTAGTAACCAAAAAATCAATCAAATGCCAAAATTTAAAATAGTTACATCTATTTGCGTAGCTCTATTATCCTTTAATGTAAATGCCCAGCAAGCTCCATTAAAACTGGCCGAGAAAGAAAGTAAAGTACTTATTCACGGAACCTCGAGTGTGCACGATTGGACTGCACAGTGCGACCAGAGAAGTGGGGATATGGTAGTGGTATTTGATAAAGGAGCAGTTAAAACAATTCAATCGTTAAATCTTAAAGTTAAATCAAAAAACATCAGAAGTATTGACGAAAAAGGTGCTTATTATGACGATTTGATGGACAGTAGGATCTGGAAAGCATTAGAAACGGACAAATTTGCGGATATCAGTGTAGGTTTGAAGCAAGTTAAGTTGGTTAAACCAACCGGAACCAAATCTGAAATTGATGCAATTGCTGTGGTTTCAATTCATGGGGTTAAGAAAGAAGTTCCTGTGAAAGTTTCTGCAGAAGCAAACGGAACTGGAGTTTTGATTAAAGGAAAAAAAGAAATTAAAATGTCTGACTATGGAGTAAAACCTCCAACCATCTTGCTTGAATTTTTAAAAACAGGAGATGATATTATTATCGAATTTGAACTGAATTATAAATAAAATTTAGGTTGTTGTCTGCAGGCGCACTGGGAAATCCGTGCGCCTTTTTTATTAAAAGATCAATTTATACCCACGCCCGTGGACGTTAATAATTTCTACCGAGTCATCTCCTTTTAACAATTTTCTTAGTTTACTTATGTAAACATCCATGCTACGAGCATTAAAATAATTGTCGTTACCCCAAATTGCTATTAATGCCTGTTCCCTGCTTAATACATCATTTTTATGCTGACACAGTAAGTGGAGCAGTTCCGATTCTTTAGCCGATAATTTTTGTGATTGATAACCATTGTGAATTTCCTGAGTCATGGGATTGAAAAGAATTGATCCCACCTGGTATTTATCGGGCTGCTTCTCTTCCTGAAGAGTATTACTGCTCCGCTTAAGTAATGCATTTATTCTTAGCAGCAGTTCTTCAATGCGGAACGGCTTGGTAATGTAGTCATCTCCACCAATATTAAAGCCTGCAATTTTATCTTCCAGCATTGATTTTGCCGTAGCGAAAATAATTGGCACCTTTTCATCTAATTCTCGGATTTCTTTGCCCAATGTAAAGCCATCTTTTTTAGGCATCATAACATCCAGAATGCAAACATCAAATGTATTGCTTTTAAATACATCAAGTGCCTGAACTCCATCGATACATAACTTTACGGTATATCCTCCTTTAAGTTGCAGGTACTCCTGCAAAATCATTCCCAGGTTCGGATCATCTTCAACTAACAAAACTGATTTGCTCATAGTTAATGTTCAATATTTATGCAATAGAAAAGCTTAGTTCGAAAGTGCTTCCTTTTTGAGGTTCGCTCTTAATGGTAATATTACCTTTTAACAATTTAATAATCGAATACACATAGTTAAGCCCTAAACCAAAGCCTTTTATATTGTGAAGGTTGCCTGTATGCGCACGATAAAACTGGTCAAACACGCGACTTTGTTGCTCACGAGTCATTCCAATGCCATTATCGTTGACTTTAACGATTAATAAACTTCCCAAATTTTGAGTTGAAATTACAATTTGAGGATCATCCGGAGAATATTTTAATGCATTATCCAACAAGTTGTAAATCACATTCGACAAATGCAGTTCATCTCCAATAATGGTAGCAGTTGTAGCCTGAAGGTCTATTGAAACAGCAGCCCCTTTTCGTTTGAATTGTAAGTTCATGCTATCTGCAACTGCAGAAATAAGGTCGTGCATGTCAACAGGTTTTTGTTCTAGTTTGAGGTCACTCTTTTCAAGTTTGGCAAGATTCAATACTCGTTCAACATAGCTGCTCAACCGAAGGTTTTCATCGTAAATGATTCCGGCGTAGCGGTTAACCATATTTTTGTCAGCTGCCATTTGCTCATCTCGCAAAGCTTCACTTGCAAGCATAATAGTCGCCACCGGAGTTTTGAATTCATGGGTCATGTTGTTGATGAAATCACTTTTCATTTCGGAGAGCTTTTTCTGACGCAATAGGGAGAGGATCGTAACTCCAAAACACGACATAATGACCAATACAATTAATGATGACGCCATAATTAATACCAGCATTTTATTCATGAGAAAATCGGACTTTCCAGGGAAAATAACGGTTAAAGTGCCTGCGGTATTTAATACATCTTTAGGGAATAGTGCTGCCTTATAAGTATTGTCTTTTGCAGTTGTTCCTTGTTTATAGGATGCGGACCTAAAGACCGTTGAATCTTTACCCGATTCTATAGCGTAAAAGTAGTCAATGGAAATTCCGGCCGATGTAAACTCTGCCTTTAATAAAGAATCCAATAATTTAGGATTCACACGATTAATCAATGAAAGTTTCTTGCGATCAGCCTCCACTGCCAGTTTTTCAAAAACTTCTATTCTTTTCTTAAATCGAGATACAGAATCAAGCCATGTTTGAACTAACACATCCTGTTCACTTGGAGGCTCATCAGCTACAACAGATACATGTTTTTCTATTCTGACTTCCGGACGAGCCACTTGTGCTGTTACGGGTATAACTGTAGAAAACGATGAAGCATGCCGAGTCTTATACTTAATTGTATCAACATTACCATCTGGTCCTACCCTGATAATAAAACGATCATTCTTATCTCTTTTGATTTTTATCCTTTTAGCAAGTTCTTCCCGGTTAATTCGTGCCCCCGAAATGTCCTGCGGCGAAAGAAATAGAAGTCGGCCACTTAATAGACTGTCGTTTAAAATAATAGGCTCGGGAGGAGCAGGAACAGGTGAATTGGTTATTCTGATTTCATCAACTGTTTTTCTAACTTTCTTCTTTTTATGCCTAGCCTTTGGAAGTTCAGGAAATGTGGGAATGGATATTTTATTTCCTATAAATTGAAGAGCCTCACTCTTCTCGATCTTTTCTGATACTGTTCGTAATGAGCTTTCAACCGTTTGATCAAACAACTGCGACTTTAGTTTGTATGAATCATATATAAAATATGCTTGCACAGTCATTAAGCTCAGGAGCCCAATGCCAATTGCTATAACCGTAACAATAAAACTCTTCTTTTTCATTACTAAAAGATAAAATCCATACAAAACTAACCAGCTAATAATTAGCATCGTAACATTTAACACTTTTTAACAAGTGTTTAACATTTTTTCACTAAACAGTCAGGTAATTTTGGATTATTAAAATGATTGATATGCAAAAAATAGTATTAACAGCAATTCTTACCAGTTTAAGCGTGCTCACATTTGCTCAGGAAAAATCTCCGAAAAAGGAGATTGTTTACCGGAAAATTGAGATAAAAGGTAATGACACAATTGTTGACATAACCAAAAATTACGATCAACTTTCGGAGGTAGAACGCAAAGAGTTAGATAATTTTAGAAATGGCGATGTGTTGTTCGCAGCACCTAAGCGAATAAGGGTTAAGAAATTAGATTCTGCTGCGGTTGGGATGTGGAAAGAAGATAAAAACAAAGAAATTGTGATCATGAGCGATGATGCAGTTTTTGCTCCAAACCCTAAACACCGTTTCGAGAAACGGATTTCGGTAAGTGGCGACAGTACCAAACGTAAAAAAATAATCGTGATTGAGGCAGATGGTGACGAGCAAATGATCATGCCAATGAGAGATGAAAATATGATTATTGAACGTGAACCTATGCCTGGTAAGAAAATGATGCTCAAAAAACGTTTTTCCCCAGCATATGAACTTAATTTCGCTCTTCCGGTAAAAGGTTCTGTGGATGTAGTAATAAAAGATGAAGAAGGAAAAGAAGTTTATAAAGAAACCGTGAAAAATTTTACAGGCAATTTCAGTAAGAAAATAGAATTACTGCCTGGAAAATACACCGTTGTAGCAAGCCAAAAGGGCAAGCAATTAGTAAGTTATACCATAGAAAGATAACGACCTGGTAACTTCATATAACTAAAGGCAGCCGGAAAACATTTCCGGCTTGTTTTTTATGATATAGTCAATAATTCACTAACCGCTCTTTCTCCTGATCTAACCGCCCCGTCAATATAGCCATTCCAAATGTCTGATGTCTCCGTTCCTGCCCAATGGATATTTCCACATGGCGTTCTTAAAGTTTTCCCCACACTGGTCCATGCGCCAGGGGGCATAATTCCGGCATAACAACCCCGAGTCCACTCCTCATTAGCCCATGCCTGATCAATATACAGGTCATAATTTCTGGCTTCCGGCCCTAAAAAGGCAGCAAAACAATCAATAGCGGCTTTTTCACGCTCAAGAGGATTAAGTTCTAAAAACGATTTAGCCTGATTGGCAAGTGCAAATCCCATAAGCATCCCTTTTGAACCATCTTTGGGCGAATTATCAAATGTAACAGTGATTAACCCTTTATTTGATGCACAAAGTCCATTTAGACCTCGTTCTCGCCAGAACGGTGTTTTATAGATTGCATAACATTTTACCACACTACCCATAAAAACGCGTTGCATTAATTGATCGCGATTTGGAGGAAGAGGTTTGTTGTATTCAATTCGTGAAGCTAAGGCCGGTGGAATGGCAATAATTACCTTTTTCGCGGAATACTTAAAGCCTTCGCCGATCACATCAACGCCGTTTTCATCCTGATCAATATGCCTTACCGGTGAGTTTAAGCGTAACTCATCTTGAAGCTCTTTAACCATTCGGTTTACTAACTCTTGAGCACCTCCGACAAATCGTTCTTCCTGTGCCCCATTTTTTATATTCATAAGGCTGTCCAGGTCTTTTCCCGACTTTACATAAAATAATGCATGGAGCAATGATATTTCAGCAGGGTTAGCTGCAAAGATTGCTTCAGACGCGACCTGGAAAAAATCTCGCGCAGTTTTCGAACTCATTTGCTGTTGCATCCAACTATATAAAGTTATTGAATCTAGCTGCTGAGCATTCGGAGTTAACCAAGGTTGTTGAAGATTGACCGATTTAGAAAGCTTATTCATTTTCTTAATGGCAGCATCCAGGCTCAAAAGTGAGTATATTGGTAAAGGGGGTATTATTCCATTGTATGCTTTTAACCTGTTGTTGAAGAGCAACGTACTTTTGCCTTGGTCATAAGATTTAAAGGTTTCCACCCCAAATTCTTTTGCCAAAGCATAAATACGATCTTGGGTGGGACCAATCCATTGACCTCCCAAATCTACATAAGAGCCATCATCGAAATATTTAGTTTCAATACGTCCCCCTACTCTATTACGGGCCTCCAGCAGCAATATTCTTTTGCCTGCACGTTTAAGGTTTAATGCCGCGGTTACTCCGGCATACCCTGCGCCAATAATAATAGCATCATATTTCATAATGGTAAAAGCGATTCTAAATGTCAAAAAAGTGACAATACAATATCTGTTTTTTAGATTAAAAATCAAGTATGGAAAAAATCTTCTTTAATGTCTGGTATACAATATATTATCTTATTGTAATTAAAACAATAAGCCAGCGGGAGGCGTGCGTTTTCTTGCATTTTTTGTATGAAACAAGCGAAAAAGTAAAATTTCTGTAGTTTAGTAATAAAATGAATATGGAAGATATTATTGTTTTACCTCAAGCTATTGTTTGTAAATCCACAGCTCAAAAGCCAATAATAATACATAATTACACGTCGTATAAAAATCTCCAGAAGAGCAAAGTTCTACTCCAATATAACCTCATCACTTTTTTAATTAATGGTGAAAAGAGCTTTCAATATGCCAATAACTCAACTTCGATCGACAACAAGAAATTGGCTGTTTTATCATCGGGTAATTGTTTAATGACCGAAAAACTTTCAAATGGAAATAACTACAGCAGTATCGTTTTGTTTTTTGACAACGCTGTACTAATGAACTTCTTTATTAAATACCCTGTAGTTAGTAATAAAGCACCCTCGAAAAATGAGGCTAAAGCACCATTTATTATTCTTGAAAAGGATGATTTTGTAAAGAATTTTTTGATTTCAATAGATTTAATAAAAGCTAATACTACTGAAATATCGGATGGAATGTTATTGTTAAAGTTCGAAGAAATCATGCTGTATCTACTTGAAAAATCACCTGAAGTGATCCTTTCTCTTCAAGCTTCCCTTCAAACGCAGCAATCGGATTTTGAAATAAGAAAGTTGGTAGAGCAAAATATACAATCCAATTTGACCATTGAAGAACTGGCTTTTTTAGGTAATATGAGTGTATCAACTTTTAAAAGAAGATTTGCAAAAATTTATAATTGTTCACCAAGTCAGTTCTTTTTGCAAAAGAGAATGGAAATAGCAGCTGATTTATTGGTGCATAATCAGGAAAATCCGAGTGAAGTTTTTTATAAAGTAGGATATGAAAACCATTCAAGTTTCTCTCTGTCCTTTAAACAAATTTATGGAATGAGTCCTAAGCAATATCAACTTAAAAAATTGACCGATTCTCAATAGTCTTTGAACGTTTTGCTCTCTTTGACAGTTCAATGTCTGTATATTTTTGCCTCAATAATCATCACATTAATTCACATGAGAAAAACTGTTACAGCAATTGTCGTTTTGATAATTATGAGCTCCGGAATGCTACATGGCCAAACTTTTACGTTAAAAAGCAATGAGCTAAACGGACAGTTTACAAGTAAGCAATACGGAAATGATTTTGGATGCAATGGGGGAAATATCTCTCCTGACTTAGTTTGGGAAAACGCACCCAAAGACACAAAAGCGTTCGCTATAACAATGTATGACAAAGACGCTCCTACTGGAAGTGGCTTTTGGCACTGGGTGGTCTACAATATTCCGGCAACAACTATGGAACTTAAATCGGATGCTGGTAATTACTCTCAAAAGAGTTTACCACAAGGAGCTGTTAATGGAAACAATGATGCTGGCACCCCTGGCTATGTAGGCGCTTGTCCTCCTCCCGGACCTGCACACATGTATGTAATTACTGTTTATGCACTTAAAAGTAAGCTTGAGATTGATAAGAATGCCAGCGCGGCCTTGATCGGCTTTATGCTCAATGCCAATACAATTGCAAAAGCATCCATTATTGCATATGGACAACAATAACAATAAGGTTTAAAAAAACAAAAAGCCTTCTGTTTAATACTGAAGGCTTTTTATCAATTGATTAAGAATTTTACTAGAAAGGAAGATCATCTTCTTCTCCCGGAGCATTAGAAATATCCGGAGGTGTGAACGACGACGGTGTTTCTTCCATTGGAGCTCCCATTGCGTTAGCTCCTAATGTTGTTACTCTCCAAATTTGCAATGTGTTAAAGTAATCGGTTTTGCCGGTTTTTGGATTGTTCCATGCACGACCTTTTAAATTAAACGACACCTCCACCATATCACCCACTTTACATTTATCCATTAGTGATACACGATCCTGAATGGCTTCAAACTTTATAAACTCAGGGTATGAAGGATTTTCAGCATATTCAATTACCAATTCACGCTTACGGAATGAAGATGTTACCTCCATTACTTCCGAAATTTCGTGTACTTTACCTTTAATGTCCATAATATTGACGAATTTAGCCCCCAAAATTAATAATCAATCCTTAAATAACAGATGTCTGTTTTCAACACTCCGGAAAAAATTATTGTTACTTGTCCTAAATATATCTCAACGTATCTAAAAAGAGAAATGTTGTATCTCGGATTTGAGATAACTGACCAGGGACAAACCTATATAGAAACAGTTGGTACATTAACTGACTGTATGAAATTAAACCTCAATTTACGCACTGGAAACAATGTTTTATATCAATTGAAGGCCTTTAAGGCAATGAATCCGGATCAGTTATATGATCAGTTGGTTGGTATGCCTTGGGAAAAATGGATAGATGAGGCAGGGTATTTATCCATTACCTGTAATGTTAGTAATCCGTTCATTGATAACACGATGTTTGCTAATGTGCGGGTAAAGGATGCTATTGTTGACCGACTGATGCAAAAAAGAGGACGCCGGCCTGATTCTGGTCCGAAACGCGATAAGGCGGTTGTTCATTTACATTGGAAAGAAGACAGAGCTGCAATTTATATTGACACATCTGGTGAAACATTATCGAAGCACGGTTATCGCAAGCACCCTGGTTTAGCTCCAATGCAAGAAAATCTTGCAGCGGCCGTAATAATGGCAACCGGATGGAATGGCGATGGAAACTTCGTTAATCCTATGTGTGGAAGCGGAACATTGGCCATTGAAGCGGCATTGTTTGCTTTAAAACGTTCAGTTGGGTTGTTTCGTGATAATTTTGGCTTTATGCATATCAAAGATTTTGATGAAGCTATTTATGTAGCCGAACGACGTAAGGCCCGAGAGCTAGCACAAAAACGCATCAACGGAAGAATTATCGCCACAGATATTGAGCCTATTGCCATTGATTTGGCAAGAAAAAATGCAGTTACCGCTGGCGTTGACCAATATATAGATTTTCAGGTTTGCGATTTTCGTGAAACAGAGGTTCCTGAAGGTGATGGTGTAGTTATTTTCAATCCGGAATATGGTGAACGATTAGGTGATTTTGACGAATTGGTAGATATTTATAAAGCTATTGGCGATTTTATGAAAAAAGATTGTCAAGGCTACAAGGGGTACATCTTCACCGGCAGTCCAAACCTAGCCAAAAAAGTAGGGTTGAAAGCCACTAAGAAAATCGAGTTTTATAATTCTAAACTTGAGTGCAGATTGTTGGAGTATGAGTTGTATGGCGGTTCGAGAAGAACGGAAGATGAAAGACCCCAAAAAGGTTAATTTCAGTAAATTAGTTAATTAGGGATCACAACGTTGTCATGCTGAGGAACGAAGCACCTGAGATTTATTAGCACTAAGCATACAGATTCATCCTTCTTCAGCATGGCTAGAGTATATGAGTTTCATTGCCGTTGGTTGAAACCTAAAGGCAATGAAACTGAAATAAGCCTCTATCCTAGTTTTTAAGTTTCTCTACAAACATCAATAAGTAAATTGGATTCAATAGTCCTTACACCTATAGGCATTATTCATTCTCCTTTCAAGGAGAAGTTCGGAATCCCCAGGCAGCCGGGATTAGCACCGTCGTCTTACGCGGTAGTAGAGTTGATAGCTCCATATAATTCTGCTGATGTAATTCTTGGTTTGGAGCAATTTTCTCATCTGTGGATCATTTTTCAGTTTCATGAAACAGCACACAAGAAATGGACTCCCACCGTTCGTCCGCCGCGATTAGGAGGAAATAAGCGAATGGGCGTTTTTGCCACGCGCTCAACTCATCGACCAAATCCTATTGGAATGTCGGTCGCTGAGCTCGAGAAAATCGAAACAGAAAATAATGAAGTAAAAATCTATTTAAGAAATATTGATTTGATGGATGGGACTCCGGTTTTAGACATTAAGCCATATATTCCCTATTCAGATGCAATTCCAACAGCTACAGCCGGATATGCAGCTATTGCACCAGAAAAGCCATTGGATGTGCAGTTTGATCCGGAAATAGGCAATGAGCTATCCATTCAACCAGAATTGAAACAACTAATCATAGAAGTACTAAGTTTCGACCCTCGTCCGGCCTATAAAGCCACAAAAGACGATACGAAAATCTATGGTGTTTTACTGGAAAATGTAGATGTTAAATTTAAAATTGATGGTTCAATAGCTACCGTTATTTCCTTAGAACGTAGTGCTTAGTGATCATTTAGTAGATCGATAATCCTTTTAATCTTCCTCGAAAATTTCAATTACCCGCCCAATCTGTCCATCTTCTAATCGTACTTTTATTCCCCGATGATGGAATGGTGCTTTTGTCAATAGGTCCTTTACAAACCCTCTGGTTCGCTCACCAGACCGTTGGTCTTTCTTTAAAATTATATCAACCTCTAATCCTGGGTAAATATTGCTGCGTGTTTTGCCATCCATAAGGGCAAAGATATAAAGATCTATAAGGATGCATGCAATGACCTTTACATCGCTCGCCTTCACTTAGAAATTTTCTTCCTAATGTTATGGAATCCTTTTCACTCCTGCATCATTAAGGAAAATAAGATCGCCATGAGAACGTCAATTCATTTCTTCTTTCTGATTCTGCTGGCAATAGCAAGCAGTTGCAGTCAATCACGTACCGTTAAAGGACGAGTTACTTCTGCTGAAAATGGTAAGCTGATTAACAGGGCCGAAATACAATTTGAAGGATCAATTGTTAAATCGCACACCAATAAACGAGGCGTATTTTTTATTAAAGCGACGGATTCTGCCCGAAAGTTAACGATAAAAGCGAAAGGGTATGAGCCAAAGGAGTTAATAATTGGCAATGATTCAGTTGTTGATGTAGCCTTGGTTCCTGAAGGATATGTAATGTATGAGATCGCAATGCCAGTGAAAGATAGTAAAGTGAGGGAAGAGGATCAGTGTAAATTAAAAGTTGCTTCCCGCACAATGGTTATTGCATACGATCGACATGCCGAAAACATTAATACTGAAGATTACTCCCCGATTGCCGAAAATGGATTCAGACTGACTTCAAGGAATGCGCTTTCGACATTTTCTATAGATGTTGACAATGCATCCTACAGCAATATCCGCCGGTTTATAAATACGGGTCAAATACCTCCTGTTGATGCCGTTCGTATAGAAGAAATGATCAATTATTTCAATTATGATTATGGTCAGCCTAAGGGGAAGGATCCTGTGGTTATTCATACAGATGTTGCAGAATGCCCATGGAATCCGGTACATAAATTAGCAAGAATTGGAATTCAGACTAAAAATATTTCAGCTGAAAATTTACCGCCGTCTAATCTGGTCTTTCTTATAGATGTCTCTGGATCTATGGAAGCAGCCAATAAGTTACCTCTTGTAGTTTCCGCTTTTAAATTGCTGATAAATCAAATGCGTTCTCAGGATAAAGTTTCAATTGTTGTATATGCAGGAGCATCGGGAACTGTACTCAATGGAGTGTCGGGAACAGAAAAGATGAAAATTAGCGATGCTCTTACTCAATTGAAAGCCGGAGGATCTACAGCTGGAGGTGAAGGTATCCAATTAGCTTATAAGGTTGCACGTCAAAATTATATAAAAGGAGGAAACAACAGGGTTATTCTGGCTACCGACGGAGATTTTAATGTTGGTGTTTCAAGCGATGGTGAATTAGTGAGCCTAATTGAGGAAGAGCGTAAGGATAATGTTTTCCTTTCTGTTTTAGGATTTGGAATGGGGAACTATAAAGACAATAAACTTGAGCTGCTTGCCAATAAAGGAAATGGGAATTATGCCTACATCGACGGATTTTCTGAAGCTAGGAAAGTGTTCGTGAATGAGTTTGGGGGCACGTTGTTCACCTTAGCGAAGGATGTTAAACTTCAGGTTGAGTTTAATCCGGCAGTTGTTAAGTCATATAGGTTGATTGGCTATGAAAACAGATTATTAAATGATGAGGACTTTAATAATGATAAAATTGATGCAGGTGAAATAGGTTCAGGTCAAACAGTTACTGCATTGTATGAGGTCATTCCTGTTGGAGTAAAGAGTCCGCTCCTACCTGATATCGATTCATTAAAATATCAGAAAAATCAAAATAAGGCATCCTTAAATACAACCGACTTGCTTACGGTTAAGCTGCGCTACAAAGAGCCAACAGGTAATGAAGGTAAATTAATGACTAATGTGCTGCTTGATAAAAACATCCCATTCACTAATGCAAGTGCGGATTTCAGGTTTGCAGCATCAGTTGCTGAGTTTGGGATGCTCTTAAGGTCGTCACCTTATAAAAAGGGTGCTAATTATGATCATTTAATTTCCTTAGCCTCAAAATCTTTAAATAATGACAGCGAAGGGTATAAAAGTGAATTCTTGAAGCTTGTTAGATCAGCTAAATCACTTTCAACCAATAACTGGATTTCAGTGATCGGGGAGAAGTAAAGTGATGTTTAAATTAAAGAATAACTGCAAATGAATATAAAAATGATGGTTAAACGTATTGGTGCTCACCCGCCGCCCGTGTGGGATGCGCGAGGCCTACCTGTCGGATTGTTTGCTAAGCGAACGAAACGAGGATTTATTTTTTGAGCTTGCTCCGAACCCTTGATCTGCGTCAGGGGTTTGGGCGTTTTATAGGAATACAGATTTGTAAATCACGTAAGGCGTTTTATTTTTAGGCCGAAATACCGTAGAGACAAGGCATGCCTTGTCTCTACCCGGATACGAACCACGTTAGCAACAATTATAAAAACAGCGGAAAGCCGCAAACACCTATGGATCTATACAAAAATAAATACCGCATTGCGTCTACGCGGTTGCAAAATTGGGATTATCGTCGTAACGCCGCATACTTCATTACCATCTGTACCCAAAACAGAATTCATTATTTCGGTGAAATAATTTCACAACAAATGCAATTAACAGACATTGGCCAATTGGCAGAAAAATTTTGGTTGGAAATACCGAATCATTTTCCGTTTGTTGAATTGGGTAATTTCGTAATAATGCCCAATCATATGCACGGCATTTTGATTATTAATAATTCGATTGACGTGGCGGTAGAGACAAGGCATTGCCTTGTCTCTACGGGGTGCGATATGTCACGAAAAAATTCAATATCATCCATTGTTGGATCCTACAAATCGGTTGTCACAAAAAATGCAAGAATACAATTTGATACACGATTTGCATGGCAATCACGTTTCCATGACCATATTATCCGCAATTCTGATTCATTCGGTCGTATTCAACAATACATTGCAAATAATCCGGAAAATTGGAATAAGGATAAATTTCATCAGTAAGATATCAGAATGGCAATATTTACAAATA from Solitalea canadensis DSM 3403 encodes:
- a CDS encoding helix-turn-helix domain-containing protein, which gives rise to MEDIIVLPQAIVCKSTAQKPIIIHNYTSYKNLQKSKVLLQYNLITFLINGEKSFQYANNSTSIDNKKLAVLSSGNCLMTEKLSNGNNYSSIVLFFDNAVLMNFFIKYPVVSNKAPSKNEAKAPFIILEKDDFVKNFLISIDLIKANTTEISDGMLLLKFEEIMLYLLEKSPEVILSLQASLQTQQSDFEIRKLVEQNIQSNLTIEELAFLGNMSVSTFKRRFAKIYNCSPSQFFLQKRMEIAADLLVHNQENPSEVFYKVGYENHSSFSLSFKQIYGMSPKQYQLKKLTDSQ
- a CDS encoding YbhB/YbcL family Raf kinase inhibitor-like protein encodes the protein MRKTVTAIVVLIIMSSGMLHGQTFTLKSNELNGQFTSKQYGNDFGCNGGNISPDLVWENAPKDTKAFAITMYDKDAPTGSGFWHWVVYNIPATTMELKSDAGNYSQKSLPQGAVNGNNDAGTPGYVGACPPPGPAHMYVITVYALKSKLEIDKNASAALIGFMLNANTIAKASIIAYGQQ
- a CDS encoding DUF3127 domain-containing protein, whose protein sequence is MDIKGKVHEISEVMEVTSSFRKRELVIEYAENPSYPEFIKFEAIQDRVSLMDKCKVGDMVEVSFNLKGRAWNNPKTGKTDYFNTLQIWRVTTLGANAMGAPMEETPSSFTPPDISNAPGEEDDLPF
- a CDS encoding flavin monoamine oxidase family protein, which gives rise to MKYDAIIIGAGYAGVTAALNLKRAGKRILLLEARNRVGGRIETKYFDDGSYVDLGGQWIGPTQDRIYALAKEFGVETFKSYDQGKSTLLFNNRLKAYNGIIPPLPIYSLLSLDAAIKKMNKLSKSVNLQQPWLTPNAQQLDSITLYSWMQQQMSSKTARDFFQVASEAIFAANPAEISLLHALFYVKSGKDLDSLMNIKNGAQEERFVGGAQELVNRMVKELQDELRLNSPVRHIDQDENGVDVIGEGFKYSAKKVIIAIPPALASRIEYNKPLPPNRDQLMQRVFMGSVVKCYAIYKTPFWRERGLNGLCASNKGLITVTFDNSPKDGSKGMLMGFALANQAKSFLELNPLEREKAAIDCFAAFLGPEARNYDLYIDQAWANEEWTRGCYAGIMPPGAWTSVGKTLRTPCGNIHWAGTETSDIWNGYIDGAVRSGERAVSELLTIS
- a CDS encoding YceI family protein is translated as MPKFKIVTSICVALLSFNVNAQQAPLKLAEKESKVLIHGTSSVHDWTAQCDQRSGDMVVVFDKGAVKTIQSLNLKVKSKNIRSIDEKGAYYDDLMDSRIWKALETDKFADISVGLKQVKLVKPTGTKSEIDAIAVVSIHGVKKEVPVKVSAEANGTGVLIKGKKEIKMSDYGVKPPTILLEFLKTGDDIIIEFELNYK
- a CDS encoding THUMP domain-containing class I SAM-dependent RNA methyltransferase, encoding MSVFNTPEKIIVTCPKYISTYLKREMLYLGFEITDQGQTYIETVGTLTDCMKLNLNLRTGNNVLYQLKAFKAMNPDQLYDQLVGMPWEKWIDEAGYLSITCNVSNPFIDNTMFANVRVKDAIVDRLMQKRGRRPDSGPKRDKAVVHLHWKEDRAAIYIDTSGETLSKHGYRKHPGLAPMQENLAAAVIMATGWNGDGNFVNPMCGSGTLAIEAALFALKRSVGLFRDNFGFMHIKDFDEAIYVAERRKARELAQKRINGRIIATDIEPIAIDLARKNAVTAGVDQYIDFQVCDFRETEVPEGDGVVIFNPEYGERLGDFDELVDIYKAIGDFMKKDCQGYKGYIFTGSPNLAKKVGLKATKKIEFYNSKLECRLLEYELYGGSRRTEDERPQKG
- a CDS encoding sensor histidine kinase, whose product is MKKKSFIVTVIAIGIGLLSLMTVQAYFIYDSYKLKSQLFDQTVESSLRTVSEKIEKSEALQFIGNKISIPTFPELPKARHKKKKVRKTVDEIRITNSPVPAPPEPIILNDSLLSGRLLFLSPQDISGARINREELAKRIKIKRDKNDRFIIRVGPDGNVDTIKYKTRHASSFSTVIPVTAQVARPEVRIEKHVSVVADEPPSEQDVLVQTWLDSVSRFKKRIEVFEKLAVEADRKKLSLINRVNPKLLDSLLKAEFTSAGISIDYFYAIESGKDSTVFRSASYKQGTTAKDNTYKAALFPKDVLNTAGTLTVIFPGKSDFLMNKMLVLIMASSLIVLVIMSCFGVTILSLLRQKKLSEMKSDFINNMTHEFKTPVATIMLASEALRDEQMAADKNMVNRYAGIIYDENLRLSSYVERVLNLAKLEKSDLKLEQKPVDMHDLISAVADSMNLQFKRKGAAVSIDLQATTATIIGDELHLSNVIYNLLDNALKYSPDDPQIVISTQNLGSLLIVKVNDNGIGMTREQQSRVFDQFYRAHTGNLHNIKGFGLGLNYVYSIIKLLKGNITIKSEPQKGSTFELSFSIA
- a CDS encoding response regulator transcription factor; translation: MSKSVLLVEDDPNLGMILQEYLQLKGGYTVKLCIDGVQALDVFKSNTFDVCILDVMMPKKDGFTLGKEIRELDEKVPIIFATAKSMLEDKIAGFNIGGDDYITKPFRIEELLLRINALLKRSSNTLQEEKQPDKYQVGSILFNPMTQEIHNGYQSQKLSAKESELLHLLCQHKNDVLSREQALIAIWGNDNYFNARSMDVYISKLRKLLKGDDSVEIINVHGRGYKLIF